A stretch of Chaetodon auriga isolate fChaAug3 chromosome 21, fChaAug3.hap1, whole genome shotgun sequence DNA encodes these proteins:
- the kif9 gene encoding kinesin-like protein KIF9: MKAHSREVEVFVRIKPTANFAQDHIDCLPDGQTVNIYHRKNSRKPLDSRKSQLSSWSFRLEGVLQDVSQEEFYTRVCRRVVLETLDGYNGTVMCFGQTGAGKTYTMTGSTESYKQRGIIPRALQEVFLEMGKRTEHAFTVHLSYLEIYNETLVDLLSSLRGSPHPSPHSMVVMEEPGRGVFIRGLSLHPVRSEEEALHLLFEGEMNRIIGSHALNRSSSRSHCIFTVHVESRSRTLSDAKYITSKLNLVDLAGSERLGKTGSEGQMLKEAVYINRSLSFLEQAILALADRRRDHVPFRQSKLTHALKDSLGGNCNTVFVANIYGEAAQIEETLSTLRFAGRMKCVHTEPAVNEHMDPADQIKKLQKDIQMLKEELSLCNTLANRPSVMYESLSEAQLAEIHSQVQRYLEGSLEEISIVSIRQVQAVFAQFKLAVQEQEQRVTARLCQTYDLVEKDQSVNTAAIKEWDTRGSTEDVEAASFGVPAQSPKNARHPSSTKAKTKKSREKQSQNKTPGEGSPVARKRLESASKSKLNSVQTPEREQESQEPDSESQDTQESQPLGNEPLHPDSPPPKEEAFEDFKAGPGSMINRILKENKAVLLERRSLLRQLTEEVNAVKRKIDCTAAPIQQHKELRGGQGQCLVTAGGPLLQEPEATLLMQLRELKALYRQRYEALHDIKAEVNYCQHLVDQCRVRLLSEFETWYEKSFLVPEEEEEDVTMAKTLREDDVSEQLLPDNPGSASFYSARYRTLKTRNSVALLFTSAQRNSAGQRRLPPIPPVT; the protein is encoded by the exons ACAGTGAACATCTATCACAGGAAAAACTCCAGGAAGCCCCTGGACTCCAGGAAAAGTCAGCTGAGCTCGTGGTCGTTCCGGCTGGAAGGCGTCCTGCAGGATGTGTCCCAGGAGGAGTTTTATACCCGAGTGTGCCGACGGGTGGTACTGGAAACACTGGATGGGTATAATG gtactgtgatGTGTTTTGGGCAGACAGGTGCAGGAAAGACCTACACCATGACAGGATCCACAGAATCATACAAGCAGAGAGGCATCATCCCTCGGGCCCTTCAGGAG GTGTTTCTGGAGATGGGGAAAAGGACCGAGCATGCCTTCACTGTGCATCTGTCCTACCTGGAAATCTACAATGAGACCCTGGTGGACCTGCTGTCATCACTGAGGGGCTCTCCACACCCGTCTCCTCACAGTatggtggtgatggaggagcCAGGCAGAGGGGTGTTCATCAGAGGTCTGTCTCTTCACCCTGTCCGCAGCGAGGAGGAGGctctccacctgctgtttgAG GGTGAGATGAATCGCATTATTGGATCTCATGCATTGAACAGGAGCTCCTCCAGGTCCCACTGTATCTTCACCGTGCATGTAGAG TCTCGCTCGCGGACTCTGTCTGACGCCAAGTACATCACTTCCAAACTGAATCTGGTGGATTTGGCAGGGTCAGAGAGGCTGGGAAAGACTGGG tcAGAGGGTCAGATGCTGAAGGAGGCTGTATACATCAACAGGTCCTTGTCTTTCCTGGAGCAGGCCATCCTGGCCCTGGCAGACCGTCGCAGAGACCATGTTCCCTTCAGACAGAGTAAACTCACACATGCCCTCAAAGACTCACTAG GAGGGAACTGcaacactgtgtttgtggccaACATCTACGGTGAGGCTGCACAGATAGAAGAAACA CTCTCTACTCTGCGTTTTGCCGGCAGAATGAAGTGTGTCCACACTGAGCCTGCTGTTAATGAACACATGGATCCAGCT GATCAGATCAAGAAACTTCAGAAGGATATACAGATGCTGAAAGAGGAACTGTCCCTCTGCAATACATTG GCAAACCGGCCCAGCGTCATGTACGAGTCGCTGTCTGAAGCACAGCTGGCTGAGATCCACAGCCAGGTTCAGAGGTACCTAGAGGGAAGCCTGGAGGAAATCAGT ATCGTTAGTATCAGGCAGGTCCAAGCAGTGTTCGCCCAGTTCAAGCTTGCTGTGCA GGAACAGGAACAGAGGGTGACGGCTCGGCTGTGTCAGACCTACGACTTGGTGGAGAAAGACCAAAGTGTGAACACAGCTGCTATCAAG GAGTGGGATACCAGAGGCAGCACTGAGGATGTGGAAGCTGCCAGCTTTGGGGTTCCTGCTCAGTCACCGAAAAACGCTCGTCACCCAAGTTCAACCAAAGCCAAAACGAAGAAGTCTCGGGAAAAACAGAG CCAAAATAAGACACCGGGAGAGGGGAGTCCAGTTGCAAGGAAGCGTTTGGAGAGTGCCTCCAAATCAAAGCTGAATTCTGTCCAGACGCCCGAGAGGGAACAGGAGTCACAAGAACCGGACAGTGAGAGCCAGGACACCCAGGAGTCCCAACCTCTTGGCAACGAACCCCTCCACCCAGA ctctcctccaccCAAAGAAGAGGCCTTTGAGGATTTTAAGGCAGGACCAGGCAGTATGATCAACCGCATCCTCAAAGAGAAcaaagctgtgctgctggaaCGCCGCAGTCTTCTGCGACAGCTCACTGAGGAGGTCAACGCAGTCAAGAGGAAGATCGACTGCACCGCGGCGCCCATCCAGCAGCAcaaggagctgagaggaggccAAG GTCAGTGTTTGGTTACGGCGGGGGGGCCACTGCTGCAGGAGCCAGAGGCCACTTTACTGATGCAGCTGAGAGAGCTGAAGGCCCTTTACAGGCAGAGATATGAGGCGCTGCATGACATCAAGGCAGAGGTCAACTACTGCCAACACCTCGTGGATCAGTGCCGCGTGCGCCTGCTCTCAG AATTTGAGACGTGGTACGAGAAGTCTTTCCTGGtacctgaggaggaagaggaggatgtaaCAATGGCAAAGACCCTCAGAGAA GATGATGTGTCGGAGCAGCTTCTTCCTGATAACCCCGGCTCCGCCTCCTTCTACAGCGCCCGCTacagaacactgaaaaca aggAACAGCGTGGCGCTGCTCTTCACTTCAGCACAGAGAAACTCAGCTGGACAGAGAAGACTTCCTCCAATTCCACCTGTTACCTAA